The nucleotide window CTCGAAATAGTAGCGTTCGATATCCTCTGCCAGTTTCGCGTCCACCGCAAAACCCGACTGTTCCGCGATCGGCAGAACGCTCCAGTTCTTGAGCGCTTCGATGTCGTCCCAGATGGAATCCATGTAGATCTGATCGCCGCCCATCAACATCGCATGGAAGCGCAACGGACTGCCATTGTCGAACAATTCGGAATTGACCCATGCCTGATGCTCGTCCCATTCGCGCTCAAGGTTCTTGAGCAGCGCGCCATCGTGATTCGTGATCAGATCCGACCACGTGTTCTGCGCTTCGTGTTGCAGATCCTTGATCGCGTTCGCTGACGAAAATCCGTTGCACGATACATAAGCGAAGCGCGGCGCATGTCCGACCGCGGGCACGCAAAAACGCCACGTTGGTGTGCCGCCGAGCGAATACACGACGACCTGGTCCTGAGCCAATTGCCTGACCGGGATCGCATAGCGGAACACCTGCGCATCGGCCGTTTTGCGCAGCGCGCGCGGCGCGGTCGCATCGGTCTTGCCGTTGACGGTGAGCTTCGGCGGCACGGCGTCCGCGGGAATCACGATCATCACCGTGACGCGCCAGACTGTCGGTGCATCGGCCGTCGCAGCCCGCAAGCCGAGCACTGGCCCCATGAGCAGATCGGTCTGCTCAGGCGTCTTTCTCCGAGTCGTGGACATTATTCACCTCGTCGTATCAGCCGATGAAGATTAGTGCAGTGCGCGACGATGCACGCATGAGGACGAACCCTATGGAACATCGCGAATTTTTCCCAAGGCTCGACACGTCTTCTTTTTATTACAATGCTGGAACAGCCGGCCCATCGATCTGCATCCGAGTCCGGTTCTGAGCTTGTACATGCGCATCTGCCGGCCATCAGGGCTCGACATGACGGCCGCCGTAATGGAGACATTGCATGGCAGCGTTCGTCGCTCATCCGGCTTTCCTGTTTGCCGCCCTGCTCGTTCTTTTTGTCGCGGCTGTCGCGTTTGGCGCTTATGTACTACGGCGCGTTGCCCCGCTCCCGGAAGAGGACCGCGAAGACTTCAATATCGTGCAGGCCGCTACGCTTACGTTGCTGGCCCTGCTCGTCGGCTTCAGTCTCTCCATGGCGGTTGGCCGATACGATCAGCGCAAGAATCTGGAGGAGAGCGAAGCCAACGCGATCGGAACCGAATTCGCGCGCGCGGATCTTGCCAATGCAGCGGTAAGCGCAAAGATGAAGGCGGGGCTCGTGCGCTATACCGAGCTAAGGCTGGCCAATTTCCGGACGCGGGACAAACAGGAACTCGAACGCATCCGCCGCGACACAATCGAACTCCAGGCTCAGTTGTGGCGCCTTGCCACAGAGGTCGCGCAGGAGCAGCCGACGCCGATCGGCGCGCTCGTCGTTGCGGGGATGAACGATGTGCTGAATTCGCAGGATTACACCGAAGCCGCACGCATCAATCACATACCGCTCGGTGCGTGGTTTCTCATGATCGTCATCGCGGTGCTTGGTTGCGCCGTACAGGGCTATGGCACACGGGGCAAGCTGCGCAGAGGCTTGCTCGTGACCATTCTGCCCATAACCGTTGCGCTGTCGCTCGCCCTTATCGCGGACATCGACAGCCCGCGCGCAGGGCTCATTCGCGTTCAACCTCTCGATCTGACGAGGTTGTTGCAGTCGCTGACGAAGTAATGCGAGCATCGGGAAAAATAGAAGCCCGTAATGCTGCCAACGCGCACCATGCCTTGCCCCGAACCGGTACCGACTCCGCGGATTCGCGTCGGATACGACAGTGCAGCCATTGTCATGCCTCGCGCGCCAGACCCGAGCGCATGGCCCAGAATCATCAGGCCGACAAGCACAATGTGGCCCGACCAATTTGCGCTGCATCAATTGCGCACTCACCATGTGCGGGCAATGACAGTAACGCGGCGAGCTCGTCCGTAGAGCCTCGCGGTTCGACGGAGACAATTCGACATGAAGATCAAGGAAGCCATCGAGCGATTCCCCGGTGGCATGATGGTTATCCCGCTGCTGTGGGGTAGCCTGCTCAACACCTATTTCCCGCACGTACTTTCGATCGGCAGTTTTTCGACGTCGCTCGCACACGGCGCGTTGCCGATTCTTGCTGTGTTCTTTGTCTGCATGGGCGCCGAGATCCAGTTGAAGACCGCGCCACGCGCGCTAAAGAACGGTGCCGCCATTACGATTTCGAAACTCGTGAGCGGTGTCGCAATCGGTCTGCTCGTCAGCTATATCTTCAAGGGCAAGCCGATATTCGGGCTATCCGGCATGGCAATTATTGCGGCCATGACCAATGCGAACATGGGCCTTTATGCGGCGCTGACCAAGCAGTTCGGCGACGAGGTCGATCGCGGTGCGCTCGCCGTGCTGTCTATTCTCGAAGGGCCGTTTATCACAATGGTCGCGCTCGGCGTATCGGGCCTTGCGAAGATTCCGTTCATCGAGCTACTTGCGACGATCCTGCCGATCCTGATCGGCATGTTGCTCGGCAATCTCGACCGCAACATGCGATCGTTCCTCAAGTCAGGCGGCGATTTGCTGATTCCATTCTTCGCGTTCGGCCTCGGCGCGCAGATCAATCTGCACGCGATTCTCGGAGCGGGCGTGTCGGGCATTCTGCTCGGACTCGTGACGCTGGTATTCGGCAGCATCGTGAATATCATCGCGTCGCGACTGGCGGGCGGCACCGGCGTCGCCGGGGCGGCTGTGTCGACAACCGCAGGCAACGCGGTCGCAACGCCGACAGCAATCGCGGCCGTCGATCCGCATCTCGCGTCGTTGATCGCCGTTGCGACGCCGCAAATCGCGGCATCGACGATTGTGACGTCGCTGCTGACGCCGTTGTTGACGGCGCTATACGCGAAGCGTTTCAAAGGACGGCGCAAAGACGAAGACAACGTCAGAGCAGCGTCGCCGCTCGCCAAGCCGGCGGACGCTGCGTGAGGCCCTGGACGTCCTTCAGGTCTGAGCCCGCGGCCTGGTGAAAGAACGCGCGCCTAGCCGCTTGTCGCCGCGTTCCGAGCGGCGGCATTCGCAGCAGGCGCGCAGTCTTTAGCGTATTCGGCGTTCAACCGGTTCCGCGCGTCGCCGATATCGGGCGAGTAGTTGTCGAACGCGGGCCGGTAGCCGAACGATTCCAGCTCTCTTAGTTCGCGCGAGACGTCTGCCCGCGACGGCGCGCCGTGCGCCGGCTTGAACGGATAACTGTCGCACTCCTTCCGGGTAAGGTGTTGCGATGCGAGGGCAAACGAACTTGCCAGCATCAAGGCGAGCGGCACCGCATGCAGAAACGCTGCTTTCATGGTTGTCTTCCTCCATCTCATGTAGTCGAACAGCCATCGATCAACTTTCGATGACCGTTGTCCGACATTACGTCGCGCGCGCTCTCAGGGCGCGATCAATCGGATGAAGGTTTGTTTATGCGGGCTGCGCCCTGAACGACATCGGCGGCGACTCATCCTCTGAGAGTCGAAGGCAAGTACTTCGAATCGTAGTTCGACGATGGCGATAGCGGCACGCGCGACTAAACCGCGCGCGATAGCGCGCGATCGCAGTCTCGTTCGACATGAAAGCATAAAGGAACGGCACTTCTTCACGCGCCCGCATCGACAGGGGCTGTTCGCGATGTATCGAGCATTCCGAGGCCAAGGCCTTCGAGCAGATGAACCTGCACCTGTGCTGCTTGCGCGTTGATGACATCGGCGCCGAACGATTCGCCGACAATCACGCGCGATGCGCGCGATCCATTCGGTTGATCGACGACCCGGCTAATCGCTTCAGCCACGTCGTGAGGGTTCGGTGCATTCTCGCCCGCGAACTGATCCATCAAGCGCTCGACCATCTTTCCAGGAATCGCGCCGATTTCCCCATAGCCGGCACTCCGTCCCGCATCGCCCGGCTTCTGCGCGTTCGCGAACATATTCGTCGGATAGGTGCTCGGTTGAACTAGGACCACGTCGATGCCCAGTTGCGAGAGCTCATAGCGGTAACTATCGGTCAATGCTTCCAAAGCGAATTTCGAAGCACCGTACGGACCGAAAAACGGAAGCGTCACGCGGCCGAGGAACGAACCGATATTCACCACTAGCCCCCCGCCCTGGCGCCGGAAGACCGGCAATGCGGCGCGCAACGTTCGTTGCACGCCGATCACGTTGACGTCGAAAAGCGCGCGCACCTGGTCCGCCGTGAACGATTCGGAAATTCCCGCCGAACCGAGGCCCGCGTTATTGATGAGCACGTCGAGCCGATCTGTTTTTGCGATGACCGAAGCGATGGCCTGCTCGACCGACTCGTCGTCGGTTACATCGAGTTCGACGACTTCGATCCCGTTCGCGCGCAGCGCGTCCGCATGCGGGCGGTTACGGCCCGTGGAGTCGCGCATCGAGGCGAATACACGGTGCCCCACTTTCGAGAGCGTCTC belongs to Paraburkholderia sp. SOS3 and includes:
- a CDS encoding SDR family oxidoreductase gives rise to the protein MSKTILITGASSGFGRDTAETLSKVGHRVFASMRDSTGRNRPHADALRANGIEVVELDVTDDESVEQAIASVIAKTDRLDVLINNAGLGSAGISESFTADQVRALFDVNVIGVQRTLRAALPVFRRQGGGLVVNIGSFLGRVTLPFFGPYGASKFALEALTDSYRYELSQLGIDVVLVQPSTYPTNMFANAQKPGDAGRSAGYGEIGAIPGKMVERLMDQFAGENAPNPHDVAEAISRVVDQPNGSRASRVIVGESFGADVINAQAAQVQVHLLEGLGLGMLDTSRTAPVDAGA
- a CDS encoding 2-keto-3-deoxygluconate permease, with translation MKIKEAIERFPGGMMVIPLLWGSLLNTYFPHVLSIGSFSTSLAHGALPILAVFFVCMGAEIQLKTAPRALKNGAAITISKLVSGVAIGLLVSYIFKGKPIFGLSGMAIIAAMTNANMGLYAALTKQFGDEVDRGALAVLSILEGPFITMVALGVSGLAKIPFIELLATILPILIGMLLGNLDRNMRSFLKSGGDLLIPFFAFGLGAQINLHAILGAGVSGILLGLVTLVFGSIVNIIASRLAGGTGVAGAAVSTTAGNAVATPTAIAAVDPHLASLIAVATPQIAASTIVTSLLTPLLTALYAKRFKGRRKDEDNVRAASPLAKPADAA
- a CDS encoding DUF4148 domain-containing protein; the protein is MKAAFLHAVPLALMLASSFALASQHLTRKECDSYPFKPAHGAPSRADVSRELRELESFGYRPAFDNYSPDIGDARNRLNAEYAKDCAPAANAAARNAATSG
- a CDS encoding bestrophin-like domain, yielding MAAFVAHPAFLFAALLVLFVAAVAFGAYVLRRVAPLPEEDREDFNIVQAATLTLLALLVGFSLSMAVGRYDQRKNLEESEANAIGTEFARADLANAAVSAKMKAGLVRYTELRLANFRTRDKQELERIRRDTIELQAQLWRLATEVAQEQPTPIGALVVAGMNDVLNSQDYTEAARINHIPLGAWFLMIVIAVLGCAVQGYGTRGKLRRGLLVTILPITVALSLALIADIDSPRAGLIRVQPLDLTRLLQSLTK